In Deferribacter desulfuricans SSM1, the following are encoded in one genomic region:
- the dnaN gene encoding DNA polymerase III subunit beta produces the protein MKFKCIKNDLQELVQHANNFTTTKNINTVLQNLFIEAEGNTITIKSTNLQTAFTGKFETEIIESGTTTVPAKKLLEILKELPDGNIIDAEFTGSKLVIKSGKSIFTLSTISPEYFPTVSEIVPEYFIRLKSDVFKSMLEKVNFCISNDHSKVEYTGGHIKVFGNKIELSAADFQKIAIAESKFDEEFSDEFTINVPKKTVNELIKLLDYSEYVEIETDKKQALFKINNITIYTKLIEKYIQSLSKLFDIQPKITVSIHKESFLNSVKRVSTLTSDITHAAVFSFNTDKLDIYSLETEYGQGYESIEGITYEGEPIEIILNTKHVIEVMNHINTEYFTMKMIGRKNPVLFYPDEDWYKYLLTPISIERRI, from the coding sequence ATGAAATTCAAATGTATAAAAAACGATCTCCAAGAATTGGTTCAACATGCAAACAATTTTACAACAACAAAAAATATAAATACAGTACTTCAAAACTTATTTATAGAAGCAGAAGGAAATACAATAACAATAAAATCAACCAATTTACAAACTGCTTTCACAGGTAAATTTGAAACCGAAATAATAGAATCTGGGACAACAACCGTTCCTGCAAAAAAACTCTTAGAAATTTTAAAAGAATTACCTGATGGAAACATTATAGATGCAGAATTTACAGGTTCAAAATTAGTAATTAAATCCGGTAAATCAATATTTACACTTTCCACAATATCACCCGAATATTTTCCAACAGTAAGCGAAATTGTACCAGAATACTTCATCAGGCTAAAATCGGACGTCTTTAAATCCATGCTAGAAAAAGTAAATTTTTGTATCTCAAATGATCACTCAAAAGTTGAATATACAGGGGGACACATAAAGGTATTTGGAAACAAAATAGAGTTATCTGCAGCAGATTTCCAAAAAATAGCAATTGCTGAATCAAAATTTGATGAAGAATTTTCCGACGAATTTACAATAAATGTTCCTAAAAAAACTGTAAACGAACTAATAAAGCTACTTGACTACAGCGAATATGTAGAAATAGAAACTGACAAAAAACAAGCTCTGTTCAAAATAAATAACATAACAATATACACTAAACTAATCGAAAAATATATACAAAGCCTAAGCAAACTTTTTGATATACAACCAAAAATTACAGTATCTATCCACAAAGAAAGCTTTTTAAACTCTGTAAAACGTGTTTCAACTCTTACAAGCGATATCACACATGCTGCAGTATTTTCTTTCAACACAGATAAGCTCGATATATACAGTTTGGAAACAGAATATGGCCAAGGGTACGAATCTATTGAAGGCATTACTTATGAAGGTGAACCAATCGAAATAATACTAAATACAAAACATGTAATAGAAGTAATGAACCACATAAATACAGAATATTTTACAATGAAAATGATCGGTAGAAAAAATCCAGTTCTTTTTTATCCAGATGAAGACTGGTATAAATATTTATTAACACCAATTTCAATTGAACGTCGAATTTAA
- a CDS encoding AAA family ATPase, with product MFLDELKIVNVRNIEHLSIKFDHKRNYIIGENGSGKTTILESIVTSLYRKSFRTSKIEELKSINSPFLSISSIFIKNGLNYTFTFNYSDKKKLHLINNKKIDKLLNIISHFPLIVHSPYYEGLTDKSNRNKLTFLDKIVILADKSYKENLSKFNKLLKHKRKLITESNDTKLINTINDLLSEIYELIYKKRKNFLEQLNMRLKDYESTKKISIELKKNKTKDVFLNELALKKILLTQYSQKIYITSENKNIENLLSFGQKKELSIFIIYSFLKIIEEIIKDGIIILLDDFEAGLDESKVKNFYEIFSDNQLILTGVDNKYLSGINTICLKGVK from the coding sequence ATGTTTTTAGATGAACTAAAAATTGTGAATGTCAGAAATATAGAACATTTAAGCATTAAATTTGACCATAAAAGAAACTATATAATAGGCGAAAATGGTTCCGGCAAAACAACTATCTTAGAATCGATAGTAACATCATTATACAGAAAAAGCTTTAGAACGAGCAAAATAGAGGAACTAAAAAGCATAAATAGCCCTTTTTTATCCATATCTAGTATTTTCATCAAAAATGGATTAAACTACACATTCACATTTAACTATTCTGATAAAAAAAAACTACATTTAATTAACAATAAAAAGATAGATAAGTTACTGAACATAATATCTCATTTTCCTTTAATTGTTCATTCACCATATTACGAAGGTTTAACAGATAAAAGCAACAGGAATAAACTCACATTTCTAGACAAAATAGTCATATTAGCGGATAAATCTTATAAAGAAAATTTATCTAAATTCAACAAACTTTTAAAACATAAAAGAAAATTAATAACTGAGAGCAATGATACAAAACTGATTAACACAATAAATGATCTATTATCCGAAATCTATGAACTTATTTATAAAAAAAGAAAGAATTTTTTAGAACAACTAAACATGAGATTAAAAGACTATGAGTCTACAAAAAAAATCTCAATAGAATTAAAAAAAAACAAAACTAAAGACGTTTTTTTAAATGAATTAGCACTAAAAAAGATACTACTGACACAATATTCACAAAAAATATACATAACTTCTGAAAACAAAAATATTGAAAATCTCTTATCTTTTGGGCAAAAAAAAGAGTTATCGATTTTTATAATATATTCTTTTCTTAAAATTATTGAAGAAATAATAAAAGATGGTATAATAATTCTTTTAGATGACTTTGAAGCTGGGTTAGATGAAAGTAAAGTAAAGAACTTTTATGAAATTTTTTCAGACAATCAATTAATATTAACCGGTGTAGATAATAAATATTTAAGCGGTATAAATACAATATGTTTAAAGGGAGTAAAATGA